The Anoplopoma fimbria isolate UVic2021 breed Golden Eagle Sablefish chromosome 5, Afim_UVic_2022, whole genome shotgun sequence genome contains a region encoding:
- the LOC129091751 gene encoding LOW QUALITY PROTEIN: urotensin-2 receptor (The sequence of the model RefSeq protein was modified relative to this genomic sequence to represent the inferred CDS: inserted 1 base in 1 codon; deleted 2 bases in 1 codon), translating into MNNKSVGSGTVDHELIIASTFGTLLSVVYVVGVSGNVYTLVVMCHSIRFATSMYISIINLALADLLYLSTIPFVVATYFLKDWYFGDVGCRILLSLDLLTMHASIFTLTVMCTERYLAVTKPLDTVRRSKSYRTALAWGXWLLSLVLTVPMMVMVAQTSKSAPDGGVKRMCAPTWAPLAYKVYVTVLFGTSIMAPGLIIGYLYVKLARTYLESQRNSAIPGGKRSPKQKVLIMIFTIVLVFWACFLPFWIWQLLSLYSSEPLNLASQTHTCINYLVASLTYSNSCINPFLYTLLTKNYREYLKNRHRSFYRYTSSFKQRPPSLYSWGKSASSSNQFEFNSETLAMGTLK; encoded by the exons ATGAACAACAAGTCCGTCGGCTCCGGGACCGTGGACCACGAACTCATCATCGCCTCCACCTTCGGGACGCTCCTCTCCGTCGTCTACGTCGTCGGCGTGTCCGGGAACGTGTACACGCTGGTGGTGATGTGCCACTCCATCCGCTTCGCCACCTCCATGTACATCTCCATCATCAACCTGGCCCTGGCGGACCTGCTCTACCTCTCCACCATCCCGTTCGTGGTGGCCACCTACTTCCTGAAGGACTGGTACTTCGGGGACGTGGGCTGCCGCATCCTGCTCAGCCTGGACCTCCTCACCATGCACGCCAGCATCTTCACGCTCACGGTCATGTGCACGGAGCGCTACCTGGCCGTGACCAAGCCGCTGGACACGGTGAGGCGCTCCAAGAGCTACCGCACAGCCCTGGCGTGGG TGTGGCTGCTCTCCCTGGTGCTCACCGTGCCCATGATGGTGATGGTCGCACAGACCTCCAAGAGCGCGCCGGACGGGGGGGTGAAGAGGATGTGCGCGCCGACCTGGGCTCCCCTGGCTTACAAAGTCTACGTGACCGTCCTGTTCGGCACCAGCATCATGGCGCCGGGGCTCATCATCGGATACCTGTACGTGAAGTTAGCCCGGACTTACTTGGAGTCCCAGAGAAACTCCGCGATC CCGGGGGGCAAGCGGTCCCCCAAGCAGAAGGTCCTGATCATGATCTTCACCATCGTGCTGGTGTTCTGGGCCTGCTTCCTGCCGTTCTGGATCTGGCAGCTGCTGTCCCTGTACAGCAGCGAGCCCCTGAACCTGGCCTCGCAGACGCACACCTGCATCAACTACCTGGTGGCGAGCCTGACGTACAGCAACAGCTGCATCAACCCGTTCCTGTACACGCTGCTCACCAAGAACTACCGCGAGTACCTGAAGAACCGGCACCGGAGCTTCTACAGGTACACGTCGTCGTTCAAGCAGCGGCCGCCCAGCCTCTACTCGTGGGGGAAGTCCGCGTCCTCCAGCAACCAGTTCGAGTTCAACTCCGAGACGCTGGCGATGGGGACCCTGAAGTGA
- the LOC129091667 gene encoding uncharacterized protein LOC129091667 — protein MVVANNAIKLHEIQSRILEDQEIFHNINSISLATITRTLSKHRVRMKQLYTVPFERNSERVKVLRQQYVQRVMELEANQAPHEFVYVDEAGFNLAKRRRRGRNVIGKRATVDVPGQRGANITMCAAISNAGSLLHKCQVGPYNTERLLAFLDDLHQRLVPEQDQEGENRRTFVITWDNVAFHHSQAVTAWFEVHPRLIRLFLPPYSPFLNPIEEFFSTWRWKVYDHQPHDQLSLLEAMDAGCRDITVDDCQGWIRHSKRFYPRCIALDNIRCDVDENLWPNPEDRRD, from the exons ATGGTTGTTGCAAATAACGCAATTAAACTGCATGAGATTCAAAGCAGAATTTTGGAGGACCAAGAGATATTTCACAATATCAATAGCATCAGCCTCGCAACCATTACGCGGACATTGTCCAAACACAGAGTGCGGATGAAACAGCTCTACACTGTTCCCTTTGAGAGGAACAGTGAGCGAGTCAAGGTGCTACGACAACAATATGTCCAG AGAGTTATGGAATTGGAGGCCAACCAGGCCCCTCATGAATTCGTATACGTGGATGAGGCAGGATTTAATCTGGCCAAAAGGCGTCGACGTGGAAGAAATGTCATTGGAAAAAGGGCCACAGTTGATGTTCCTGGACAGAGAGGGGCAAATATCACTATGTGTGCGGCAATTTCAAATGCAGGATCACTCCTCCACAAATGTCAGGTTGGACCTTACAACACCGAGCGCCTCCTTGCTTTTCTCGATGATCTCCACCAGCGCCTGGTTCCAGAGCAGGATCAGGAGGGTGAAAACAGGAGGACCTTCGTTATCACCTGGGACAACGTGGCCTTCCATCACTCACAAGCAGTTACAGCATGGTTTGAGGTCCACCCAAGACTGATTCGTCTATTTCTTCCACCCTATTCACCTTTCCTCAACCCCATAGAGGAGTTCTTTTCTACATGGAGGTGGAAAGTCTATGACCATCAGCCACATGACCAGTTGTCCCTCCTTGAAGCCATGGATGCTGGCTGCAGGGACATCACAGTTGATGATTGTCAAGGGTGGATCAGGCATTCCAAGCGGTTTTATCCAAGGTGTATCGCCTTGGATAACATCAGATGCGATGTGGATGAAAACTTGTGGCCTAACCCTGAAGATCGCAGGGATTAG